The Nitrospira sp. genome window below encodes:
- the hypD gene encoding hydrogenase formation protein HypD, which yields MKYVDEFRDRAVAMALAGRIKKTVRRPWTIMEVCGGQTHAIVRFGLDSLLPQSLTLVHGPGCPVCVTSVSLIDQAVCIASLPRVIFCSFGDMLRVPGSRGDLFGVKAAGGDVRIIYSPLDALELAHKNPDHEVVCFAVGFETTAPAWAMAVTRAKQLRITNFSLLIAHVLVPPAMEAILSSPQNRIQGFLAAGHVCTVMGYEEYEAIAQRYQVPIVVTGFEPLDILQGVAMLVGQLEEGRVEVENQYVRSVSREGNRQARTIVREAFEPAPRAWRGIGEIPASGLRLKSPYSAYDAELKFQRELGQLAEGKEDPECQSGLVLQGLLKPTDCPAFGTRCTPERPLGAPMVSSEGACAAYYRYRSRATAKA from the coding sequence ATGAAGTACGTGGACGAATTTCGCGATCGCGCAGTGGCGATGGCATTGGCAGGACGGATCAAGAAGACGGTGCGCCGGCCTTGGACCATTATGGAGGTCTGCGGGGGGCAGACCCATGCGATTGTGCGATTCGGGCTCGATAGTTTGTTGCCGCAAAGCCTCACGCTTGTTCATGGGCCGGGCTGTCCGGTTTGCGTGACTTCGGTGTCGCTGATCGATCAGGCCGTCTGCATCGCATCCTTGCCCAGAGTAATCTTCTGCTCGTTCGGCGACATGCTGCGTGTTCCCGGTTCTCGTGGCGATTTGTTCGGAGTAAAGGCGGCAGGCGGGGATGTCCGGATCATCTATTCGCCCTTAGATGCACTGGAGCTGGCTCACAAAAATCCAGACCACGAGGTCGTCTGTTTTGCTGTAGGATTCGAGACCACTGCACCGGCCTGGGCCATGGCAGTCACGCGGGCGAAGCAGTTGAGAATCACGAACTTCAGTCTGCTGATTGCTCACGTGCTAGTTCCTCCGGCGATGGAAGCAATCCTGTCATCTCCTCAAAATCGGATCCAAGGGTTTCTTGCTGCGGGTCATGTTTGCACTGTGATGGGATATGAGGAGTACGAAGCCATCGCGCAGCGATATCAAGTTCCGATCGTCGTGACCGGGTTCGAGCCGCTGGATATTCTCCAAGGCGTGGCCATGTTGGTTGGGCAGTTGGAGGAGGGACGGGTCGAGGTCGAGAATCAGTATGTGCGGTCGGTCAGCAGGGAGGGAAATCGACAAGCGAGGACCATCGTCAGGGAAGCCTTTGAACCAGCTCCGAGGGCCTGGCGTGGCATCGGCGAGATTCCAGCAAGCGGCTTGCGCCTCAAATCTCCTTACAGCGCCTACGACGCTGAGCTGAAGTTTCAGCGGGAACTCGGGCAACTTGCTGAAGGGAAAGAGGATCCAGAATGCCAAAGTGGGCTGGTTCTCCAGGGTTTGCTCAAGCCGACAGACTGTCCAGCCTTCGGGACCCGTTGCACGCCGGAACGACCGTTAGGCGCGCCGATGGTGTCGAGCGAAGGGGCCTGTGCCGCCTACTATCGATACCGTTCCCGCGCCACAGCTAAAGCCTAG
- the hypE gene encoding hydrogenase expression/formation protein HypE, with protein sequence MRDNKAFEPACPLPIDSRKTIQLAHGGGGRLMQELIQNVFVRAFQNSMLESLHDGATWPVEKGTLAFTTDSYVVRPLFFPGGDIGSLAVNGTINDLAMCGAKPLYLSAGFILEEGLSMEVLQRVVNSMAEAAREAGVSIVTGDTKVVDRGKGDGIFINTAGVGLVPPGVRVLPTLIQPGDAILVSGDLGLHGVAVLSVREGLTFAGNIKSDTAPLHRIVSDLIQSDIEIHCLRDLTRGGLASVLNELAVEAKVGMTVDEADIPVSEPVRGACELLGLDPLYVANEGRFVAMVPAQQAEAAVVVMRRHEKASQAAHIGVVTDRDPSMVILKTVVETHRVLDLLSGEQLPRIC encoded by the coding sequence GTGCGTGACAACAAAGCCTTTGAGCCGGCTTGTCCATTGCCGATCGATTCAAGAAAGACCATACAGCTTGCGCATGGCGGTGGTGGCCGACTCATGCAGGAGTTGATTCAAAACGTATTCGTGCGGGCTTTTCAAAATTCTATGCTGGAATCCCTGCATGACGGCGCGACCTGGCCAGTGGAGAAAGGGACGCTCGCCTTCACCACCGATTCGTACGTGGTGCGGCCGTTGTTTTTTCCCGGCGGTGACATCGGGAGTCTGGCGGTGAACGGCACGATCAACGATCTTGCCATGTGCGGCGCGAAGCCGCTCTATCTGAGCGCAGGATTCATCTTGGAAGAAGGGCTTAGCATGGAAGTGCTACAGCGAGTCGTGAACTCGATGGCCGAGGCCGCGCGGGAAGCGGGCGTGTCTATTGTCACCGGCGATACAAAGGTCGTGGATCGGGGCAAAGGTGACGGAATTTTCATCAACACCGCCGGCGTTGGTCTGGTGCCGCCTGGGGTTCGCGTGTTGCCGACATTAATCCAACCGGGTGATGCGATTCTTGTGAGCGGCGATCTCGGTTTACACGGAGTGGCGGTCCTCAGCGTACGGGAAGGGCTAACGTTCGCTGGTAATATCAAGAGCGATACCGCGCCATTGCATCGCATCGTGAGTGATTTGATCCAAAGCGATATCGAAATCCATTGTCTGCGTGACCTCACTCGTGGTGGATTGGCCAGCGTGTTGAACGAACTGGCCGTAGAGGCGAAAGTTGGGATGACTGTGGACGAGGCGGACATTCCGGTGAGCGAGCCGGTGCGGGGAGCCTGTGAGCTCTTAGGGCTCGATCCATTGTATGTGGCGAATGAGGGTCGCTTCGTTGCGATGGTGCCGGCTCAGCAGGCCGAAGCGGCGGTGGTAGTGATGCGCCGGCATGAAAAGGCGAGCCAGGCGGCCCACATCGGCGTCGTGACAGATCGCGATCCTTCGATGGTCATCTTAAAGACTGTTGTCGAGACGCATCGTGTACTCGATCTGTTATCGGGCGAGCAACTGCCGCGAATCTGTTGA